The following is a genomic window from Dermacentor variabilis isolate Ectoservices chromosome 11, ASM5094787v1, whole genome shotgun sequence.
AACAGCAAAGCAAGTGTACAGAAAGTACGCCCACGAAGCGTTACAAAATGTTCATAACACAATGTGGAGTACAGAGAGAAAATGAGCGAATGAGCGTTCTGTGCTTCCAAATCGTCGCAGGTCTGCAGCGTCCTGCTAAGTGTCCTGGTTGCCAGCGCCTTCGGAGGTTTCATtggaggcggcggcggtggactaGGCGGCGGTCTGGGTGGTGGATACGTTGGTGGAGGTGGTCTCGGTGGCTACGGCGGAGGCTACGGCGGAAGCTACGGTGGAGGCTACGGCGGAGGTCTCGGAGGCGGCGTCGGTTTCGGAGGTCTGGGTGCCGGTGGCCTCGGTGGAGGCGGCGGTGCCGTCGGTGTCGGAAGCAGCGTCGTCCTGCTCAGCGGTGGCCGGGCGGGTGCCGGCAAGTCCGTGGCCGGACCGGCCTTCCTGGTCCGCACTGTACACCACGTCAATCAGGTCAGCGGCGGCGGAGCCGTCGTGGCCCACTCCGGAATCGGAGGCGTCGGCGGAGGCGCCGGCGTTGGAGGTGCCGGTCTCGGCGGTGGCTTTGGAGGTCTCGGAGGTGGCCTCGGAGGTTACGGAGGTGGCGTCACCTATGGTGGCTATGGTGGTTACGGGGGCTACGGCGCTGGTGGATACGGTGGCTACGGTGGCTACGGCGCTGGCGGCTATGGCGGCGGTGGTGCCGTCGGCAAGGTCGTGCTCGTCAAGCACCACAAATAGGCGTCCACTTCTAGTATCTGCCACATTCTGGTGAGTTACTTGGTAATCTCACTttgaaacttgaaaaaaatatattgaaatgtATGCTTCGGGCAATATGCATGGGTGGGTCCCAAGGCAGGACGGTGCGGCTCAAATCTGAAACAGTTTAAGCAGTAAAAAAATCTTGTTGCTTTCTTGAGACACAATGATTGGTTGAAAAAGATGGTGTAAGAAAGCTCAAAATTTTCTAGATGTACATGCATCAGGAGCATCTTTCTATCTGTCCAAGTAATACTTAAACGAACGAAAGTGCAGATTTACCACTCGGGTAGGCTTTTGTACGTGTATTTTAGCATTTGATGTGTAGAAGTGATATGACTCACACAGCTACAATCGCTGCGCTTGTGTATATACATATGTGGCTATCACTCGCATTGAACAATGTCGTTGTTGTGGTGAACAATAGAGAAGTGATAGGTTCCGACGCCTTTATATATTAAGTTATATGCTGTTTATTGGAAATCTATGCACTATATCGGTATCTCGGATCTTTGTGGAAGATTTTCATAGGTGCACGTGCGAAGCAAGAAAATTCGGAAACTTATCTGCATGGCTTGTTTAAGAGAAATTCATTAAAGTGTCTGCTGCACGCTTGTAACGACAGGTATGAAACCTAATACCAAAACAGAATTTGACCAGAGTTGAATAATTGTTTCAGCTATGGCAGCGTACGCCACAGAAGCGGCCGCTTCTATTCTATATCATATCGTAGTGTGCGTAGCACATctacgaaattctgcttccacATGTGCGGGAACCACTTCGGTCTGCGTCCAATTGTGTTACTcaagcttacccacattcctCTTTCTTTACAGCGTGAAGAATCTTTCAGCGAAAGCCGTACAATGGCGGCCTCTGCGGGAAAACGTTCACAGCTTACACCTGCCATCTAAGTCGAAGCGATGACCTCAACAGTGCAAATTATGTTCGTGACTCGTGTAAATATATGCTGACGAGGGCAGCGTCCCTCgtcaccagaaaaaaaatgtttcgcctTTTTCATTTTCAACGTCTACTTGGATGGAACAAATGACTTTTTCTGTAGGCATTGTTTCGGGACTCTGCCAGAGCTCTGCAAAAGATTCTGAGTTAGCGAATGAACACATGATGTCAATACGCAAAATACAACAATCCCGGAACCTGCATGATAAAATAACACATCTAGTCGTTATTTTCTGTTATTGTTCTTGCTTTCTCGACAATACTGCATCtcttgatgtaaaaaaaaaacttcttttcGACTAACTGAACCTCGTCGGAAGCGCTGAGAATTTTGaccaactttcgtgaagatcgagGCATCCACATTATATGGGCGCCCGCACACTCCTCCTTTCCCGGGAACCAAATAGTGCACAagctggctcgagaactgacgggccgagcaggtgacacgcaacaaatactgggaacggagagagaccggatgaccagctttaacgacaTCAAGAAACACTATAAATTTGGAAGGGCCCATTTCCtcccggcacactcctcgctaAGTAGactgcaagcgacggcatggcacCTCTTGCAAGCAGATGCATATACGAACCCAGTGGCCTACCCCCGCTGCTGCCCGGAACTTTACAGGGACAGATGTAAAATTCTCCCAAggaagggcggacctacaacatatggtttgggcttgtcctcggacacTCACACAGAATAAAATCCACAataccagagagcagtgggagaccacgttgctcagctgtgcactgGAAAGCCAACTTGAGGCAGTCCAGCAGGCCggagatgccgccagggcccaagggcttgAGGCTGTCATCTAGATAGAGAGGCCTAGGCCTCTACTCTCCTGTCCTAAAAGAAAGCTTATTCATCctcctcttcttcgtcttccttcaACAAACTGGAATCGGCCTAAGTGTACTCGGAATGCGTTGCAAGTACATCCGAGATGGGGCTGGCTGATAGCGTTACGACAACGTGACAATACCTTAACAGTAAGTTACCAATCGCAACGGTTGTGAAAGAGCAGTCATTGCGAAAAAAAGGTAAACAATGCTGGCATGACAATATGACCATGCCCTTAATCACGACCTAAGCCTACACATAATCTTGCTTACAGAAGGTCGTATCCGGCTATAGAAAtttatatttcctttatttttagaGGGACATGTAAAACATGTTGCCGCTTTGCAGCATGAAGGCGTCCAAAATGTACATAACATATGATGCTTCATGGTACCTAAGTGTTTTCTTAAACCCTGACGGTGGCGCTTTATTGAAACGTCAGAAAACGTAAGAGACGACCCGCGTTGTGTGGCGTTGGGTTGCACAAACGTGCCTGCAGTTACTGGACAAGGCGCAGTAACATACATTTATGCGATTTTCTTTTGTTAGCGATTTCCCTTGCGGCCCGCGTGCGGCGCGGATGCGCATCGGAAGTACgcataattactatcgcaataaaaagcacTCATCGCGTAGcctgtttaattttatttttctcaaaTCGCTAGGAAGTCACAATGAACTTCTAATGTCGAGTTTTGCAGCCGACTTTGCTACGACAATAATGGTCATGACTAAATACACTTAAAAACACTCGCTTAACATAAATTTCCGTCAGAAAGATTATTTGGCTAAACTTATCATTCAACTTTTTTTGCGTAAACGTTTAATCCAACAAATTTTGCGAACGCGATGCCTTCCTTCAGTAAACTTATTCTAAGCAGAGTTCTCTTATAGAAGCCTAACGTGATATTAGAAATGACGTTCTATGCCATGTGCTAAATAAGAGTGATGATGTTTTTCAATCTACATCTAATGAACACTTCGTGTCCATCGGTGTGCATCGGACAATCCAAAACTTGTAGGGAGGCTCATCCATCGCGGTTCGAACAAAACGTGCTTCCGAAACGATGCCAGCAGCCGGCAAACTTGTGTGCCCGAGCACTTTTGTGTTTCAGAGTACAAAAGTAGAGCTTGCCCTTGTGCACGGTACGTAATAGCGTGTGCGACCTACATCAAATATTAGGCCATGAGGTGCTTCGCTATGTACAAGCAGTAACGAAgacatttttcttttcgttcgtCCCTAATTTTCACCTGCGCGATCCACAAACCTTGCACTTGTTAGAAATATGAAAGACCTCAAGACATACGTACATCTACTGTAtgtggggaggggagggggtagTAGAAGTGTGTCCTCTAGAGTTCTGTATATTTCAGACTTAACCTTCACAGACATACAGGAGGCTATCATGCATGGCCTCACAACCCGTACGATGGAGACTATTCATAACCACTAGTGCATAAAATGCATTTAATAAAGCAGCAATGGTTAAATGCAACAATGTTCGTTAAATGTTAAATGTAAATAAAAGCAGCAATGGTTCGATAAAGCAGCAACAAAGTGCTCTGTTCTTccatctggccggctcggcttgtttcttgctttctttgctGCGCTGTACCAGATTTAGAATGTTTTTAAAACAACAAAAGATAACAGACAGCAAATATATTGGCTTACCTGCCCGCATCCTATTCTGAGTCGATACTCAGTTCTCTGTTGCGGATAGCTACAGTCGAACGCACTTGAAAACGAGGTACAGCGGAAGCCAAAAGAATGTTACCTGCTTCAGTGTACAAGGCTTGTGAGTTTCTACCGAAATATACTCACCGTAGCTATTTCCTGCAAGTCCGTGAGGCCATATACTATGTTTGCTAACCACCATGCCATCTCCTCTGTTAACAGGCGTCGTTCCCTAGTCGTGATCATTGATCGCGATTTCACGTGAACCCCACAATGCCCATAATTCAAGAAGAGGTCGTCATCCACTGCCCTCCTACTACGAATGTTTGAGGCATATAAGTGCGTGCTACGCACTTATATGCCTCAGAGTGGCTGCACAGAGTGACCTTTCTGTGATATTAGTACACAGTGGTCCAGTGCTATGGAACGCGTTCAGAACAAATATTCGCGCTTTTAAAAGTATATAAGGCTCAAGCCCCATCGAGGTGCATCAGCCTCCCTCATTGCGCAGTAACTACTGTGAGAGATAGAGCAAGATATAAGCTTTAATGGCATGCTAGAGATgctagcctggctgttcgcctgacatgctactccaggtggcGGGTGATGACTATGTTATAGACAGTGATGTATAATTAACAGCTcatacagtcacacacacacgtgACGGTTGCCATTGTGAAGGGCCATGCGGTCACGATGTGTATCACTGCCGACTCTCTGAGAGCATACATCTGACACAATTGGAGGTTACAAAACTGTAATTTTCCTTGCTTGCAAGCGTGGCGACGacgtggaacatttttttttcatttattggcTGATCACCACGACATCCTTCAGAACAATTCACCCACGGCAAGACCAGTGCTTTTTTTGTGTTGCCTCGCAACGCCAATTATGCGTCTCATAATTTAAGATGTCACAAAAGATGCCGTAATATCTGCATTGGCTTTCAACCAAATGTGATTACTTTGCCGCGAGAGGCGTATGTGACTGCTAGCACATTGCACCGACGGCTCCATTTTCTTGGAGAGCTGCTGTGATGCCGTTATCATTCCGCTTTAGTAAGCAATGTTCCATTTCATAGTTACGACACTGATGGCCACTGATCTTGATTGTCTTCTTTCCGTTACTACTTATGTCATCGAAGAAGCaccgaaaaaaaggaaaagtgctTTGTGATTCGAAGCCAGTGCTTCAGAGCTTGCTGAAAGCCTATATCACCGAAACTAGGACCAGTTGATGTCCGCGATCCGGACGGTTTACCATTATGCTCTCTCAAAGAGTGAGGACATTTTCACTGGTTGCCTGGTCATAGCAGCCTCGTTTGCAACGACCCGTTGGAGGTTACGCAATGTCCACGCATGACACCGCCAAGATAGCTCGGATAGCCCTGTCTAGAGCGGACCCTGCCAAAACACTTGTCTCACTGGATCGTAGCACAAATCTAGATTTTCCCGTCCCTTCTACGAAGCTCCAGCTGTCACAAGGCCAATAGAGTCATTCGGGGCTGGATGTGGCGTTCACCAGGAGCAATTCGTTTCTCAGTGGGATCAGAGGCACAATTTCATACGACAGTTACGGCTGTGGGGAGTCTATCGAACTTCTCTGCATCTGTACTCGCGGTGACTACCAGCGCCTTCTACTACTCACTTCTTTAGATGACCTGTGTTAGCTACGAATGCGCTCCCCACCAGCTCTTATACATCGGACATGGTCTATTTCTCTATTGTAGCTGGAATCGCATTTGCCATTACAAGCTACGTTAATTATTCTTTTGTGTGCCTTCAAAGAGGCCCTTTCTTGCGTGTATGTCTTATTTCACTGTGTATTATAATTAGGGCAGAAGCTTTGGCGAGTTGGTTTTAGCACATAACGGCCGTGGGGAAAAAGGTCAGAGAAGAGAAAAGAGCGCGAACTTCCAACTGGTGTTGATTTGCAGACGAGCACTTCTACATAAGGCAGCGATGCGTAACTCGACCGCACGCAATGCTTGCAGCGACTTCATTAATGCGTAGCAACCGTCTACATACGACCTTTTCAGAAAGCCATGG
Proteins encoded in this region:
- the LOC142563830 gene encoding uncharacterized protein LOC142563830, with protein sequence MNSLVCSVLLSVLVASAFGGFIGGGGGGLGGGLGGGYVGGGGLGGYGGGYGGSYGGGYGGGLGGGVGFGGLGAGGLGGGGGAVGVGSSVVLLSGGRAGAGKSVAGPAFLVRTVHHVNQVSGGGAVVAHSGIGGVGGGAGVGGAGLGGGFGGLGGGLGGYGGGVTYGGYGGYGGYGAGGYGGYGGYGAGGYGGGGAVGKVVLVKHHK